The Pirellulales bacterium genome includes a window with the following:
- a CDS encoding CPBP family intramembrane metalloprotease: MQWSNVKLIFFREVRDQLRDRRTLFMIAVLPLLLYPLLGMSLFQVSQFMREQASKILIVGLPNLDGLPPLVEGDHFQARWLPEAEKKKSNLCEITFEPYADVADAAGPAQAEARIRKLVQEGNYELAVEFPANFRQRLDGLRAELAHRGNATTADAAPLQVPRPKIVYSTAIEKSRLAHVRAFTALRNWAFAVSEQNLHDSNLPVAAARPVEFASTDIAEPQQRSAALWSKILPFVLLIWALTGAFYPAIDLCAGEKERGTLETLLSSPALRSEIVTGKLLTVMLFSVATSLLNLMSMGVTGGFVIANIPLPDVTDRFGLPPLLSFLWLVIALAPVSALFGALCIALASFARSSKEGQYYLMPLVLITLPLVILPMAPGVELTLGNSLIPITGLMLLLKSLLEGNYSAVLPFIVPVVGVTLVCCVIAVRWAVDQFNQESVLFRESERLDLGLWLQHLRRDRGDTPSVSEALFCGVMILLIRFFISLAIQSPIFADRDPTAQLAMQIIVTQLVVIATPALLMTVMLTRSPGQTLSLRMPKWWTMPGAVLLALALHPAVKLLQSAIVQLYPLPESLKDSIELFGKHQPGLFASLVLIALLPAVCEELAFRGFILSGLRHLGHKWRAIALSSIMFGITHTVLQQSLVTSIVGAVIGYVAVQSGSIFPAMLFHFTHNASTVIVLHCYGDPELKTQFRPYIQDLGKDDFIYQWWVFGFGLIVAGWLLVKFSDLSYRKSDEEAIEESIERRVAELNA, from the coding sequence ATGCAGTGGTCGAACGTCAAATTGATTTTTTTCCGCGAGGTGCGCGACCAATTGCGCGACCGGCGCACTCTGTTCATGATCGCGGTACTCCCACTGCTGCTGTATCCACTGCTGGGAATGAGCCTGTTCCAGGTTTCCCAGTTCATGCGCGAGCAAGCCAGCAAGATCCTGATCGTCGGGCTTCCGAACTTAGATGGATTGCCTCCACTGGTGGAAGGAGATCATTTTCAAGCCCGCTGGCTGCCCGAAGCCGAGAAAAAGAAGTCCAATTTATGTGAAATCACGTTCGAGCCGTATGCCGATGTGGCCGATGCGGCCGGTCCGGCACAGGCCGAAGCGCGAATTCGCAAACTGGTTCAAGAGGGCAATTACGAACTGGCGGTCGAGTTTCCGGCGAATTTTCGGCAACGGCTCGATGGATTGCGGGCCGAGTTGGCTCATCGTGGAAATGCTACAACAGCCGATGCCGCTCCACTCCAGGTGCCACGGCCGAAAATCGTGTACAGTACCGCAATTGAGAAATCGCGGCTGGCCCACGTTCGCGCGTTTACGGCGCTGCGCAATTGGGCCTTCGCGGTCAGCGAACAAAATCTACACGATTCGAACCTGCCGGTGGCGGCCGCCAGGCCGGTGGAATTTGCCTCGACCGACATTGCTGAGCCGCAGCAACGCAGCGCGGCGTTGTGGTCGAAGATTCTTCCCTTCGTGCTCTTGATCTGGGCGCTGACGGGGGCTTTTTACCCGGCAATTGATCTGTGCGCCGGCGAAAAAGAACGCGGCACATTGGAAACGCTGCTTTCCAGCCCCGCATTACGCAGCGAAATTGTTACCGGCAAGCTGCTCACCGTGATGCTATTCAGCGTGGCAACCAGTTTGCTGAACTTGATGAGTATGGGCGTCACGGGCGGATTCGTGATTGCTAATATACCGCTTCCCGACGTGACCGATCGATTTGGCTTGCCGCCGCTGCTGTCGTTCCTGTGGCTGGTGATTGCCTTGGCGCCGGTTTCGGCGCTCTTTGGCGCGTTGTGCATTGCGCTGGCGTCATTTGCCCGCAGCAGCAAGGAGGGTCAGTACTATTTGATGCCGCTGGTGCTGATCACATTGCCGCTGGTGATCCTGCCGATGGCGCCGGGCGTGGAATTGACGCTCGGCAACAGCCTGATTCCGATTACCGGGTTGATGTTGCTGCTCAAGTCGCTGCTCGAAGGAAACTATTCCGCAGTACTGCCGTTTATCGTGCCGGTGGTGGGCGTCACGCTTGTGTGCTGCGTGATCGCCGTCCGCTGGGCCGTGGATCAATTCAACCAAGAAAGCGTACTCTTTCGCGAGAGCGAGCGGCTCGATTTGGGCCTGTGGCTGCAACACTTGCGGCGCGACCGCGGCGATACGCCCAGTGTGTCAGAAGCCCTATTTTGCGGCGTGATGATACTGCTCATCCGCTTTTTCATCAGCCTGGCGATTCAATCACCAATTTTCGCCGACCGCGACCCAACGGCGCAGCTCGCGATGCAAATTATCGTGACGCAATTGGTTGTTATCGCCACGCCGGCTCTATTGATGACCGTGATGCTCACGCGAAGTCCTGGTCAGACTTTGTCGCTGCGAATGCCGAAATGGTGGACGATGCCAGGAGCGGTTCTCTTGGCGCTCGCCCTGCATCCGGCCGTCAAGCTATTGCAATCGGCGATCGTGCAATTGTATCCGTTGCCGGAGTCGTTGAAGGACTCGATAGAACTGTTTGGAAAACACCAGCCGGGCCTCTTTGCGAGTCTCGTGTTGATTGCGCTGTTGCCGGCTGTTTGCGAAGAGTTGGCATTTCGCGGGTTCATTCTGTCGGGCCTGCGTCACCTTGGGCATAAATGGCGGGCGATTGCGTTGAGCAGTATCATGTTTGGCATTACGCATACTGTGCTGCAACAATCGTTGGTCACGTCGATCGTTGGCGCGGTCATTGGCTACGTGGCCGTGCAGTCGGGAAGTATTTTTCCAGCGATGCTGTTTCATTTTACGCACAATGCATCAACCGTAATCGTACTGCATTGTTATGGAGATCCAGAACTGAAAACACAGTTTCGGCCGTATATCCAAGATCTCGGCAAGGACGATTTCATCTATCAGTGGTGGGTTTTCGGGTTCGGATTAATTGTCGCCGGTTGGTTGTTGGTAAAATTCTCCGATCTGTCATACCGCAAAAGCGACGAAGAGGCGATCGAAGAATCCATCGAGCGCCGGGTCGCCGAATTGAACGCCTGA
- a CDS encoding ferrochelatase — translation MTAAKYDAILIVSFGGPEGRVEVLPFLEKVLHGRNVPRKRLLAVAKHYDHLGGISPINAQNRALVAAIEAELERHGPKLPVYFGNRNWNPLLTDTLRQMRDDGVQHAMTFFTSSFSSYSGCRQYRENIAAAQAEVGLGAPQVDKLRAHFNHPGFIESMIERTAAALDQIPADRRAAARLAFTAHSIPSAMAAHCAYEAQLHDACQLVAAGVGHSQWQLVYQSRSGSPSQPWLEPDIGDHLRMLAAVGVREVVVVPIGFVSDHMEVLYDLDYEAKQLAGELGIHLFRAGTVGTHPRFVAMIRELIVERMTGAGDRPALGTLGPSHDVCPADCCLNGQQT, via the coding sequence ATGACTGCTGCTAAATACGACGCCATTTTGATTGTTTCGTTTGGCGGGCCCGAAGGGCGCGTCGAGGTGTTGCCGTTTCTAGAGAAGGTGCTGCACGGACGAAATGTGCCGCGCAAGCGGCTGTTGGCGGTGGCGAAACATTACGATCACCTGGGGGGCATTAGCCCGATCAATGCCCAAAACCGGGCGCTGGTGGCCGCGATTGAAGCAGAACTAGAACGGCACGGGCCAAAGCTTCCGGTCTATTTCGGCAACCGCAATTGGAATCCGCTACTGACCGATACGCTGCGGCAGATGCGCGACGACGGCGTGCAGCATGCGATGACGTTTTTCACCTCCTCGTTCAGTTCGTATTCCGGTTGCCGACAGTATCGCGAGAACATCGCGGCGGCGCAGGCGGAGGTGGGTCTGGGCGCGCCGCAAGTCGATAAGTTGCGAGCACACTTCAATCACCCGGGTTTTATCGAATCGATGATCGAGCGAACCGCGGCTGCGCTCGATCAAATTCCAGCCGATCGCCGAGCGGCGGCGCGATTGGCCTTTACCGCGCACAGCATTCCTTCGGCCATGGCCGCCCATTGCGCCTATGAAGCGCAGCTCCACGATGCCTGCCAACTGGTTGCCGCCGGAGTGGGCCATTCGCAGTGGCAATTGGTTTATCAGAGCCGCAGCGGTTCGCCGTCACAGCCGTGGCTGGAACCGGATATTGGCGATCATCTGCGAATGTTGGCGGCCGTTGGCGTGCGCGAGGTCGTCGTCGTACCGATCGGTTTTGTTTCCGATCACATGGAGGTGCTGTACGACTTGGACTACGAAGCGAAACAGCTTGCTGGCGAGCTTGGAATCCATCTGTTTCGCGCCGGTACGGTCGGGACACACCCGCGGTTTGTGGCAATGATTCGGGAGTTGATCGTCGAGCGGATGACTGGGGCTGGCGATCGACCGGCGCTCGGAACGCTCGGGCCGAGCCACGATGTTTGCCCAGCGGACTGCTGCTTGAATGGACAACAAACATAA
- a CDS encoding amidohydrolase family protein codes for MLVLRARYVFPVDGPPLRDGLVAVDRNRIVAIGDESSLVAREFGAAAQDLGNVALLPGLINPHTHLEFSDLLTPLGTPGMAFADWIRQVVQVRQQRTAPSDPIAKGIFESSALGVTALGEIASTPWHRSTNWPLEITQFCEVIGFRSGADDARFAAALRATASSGEGGLAWTDSFRPGLSPHAPYTVRPELIQQLVRRSAERRIPLALHLAETREELQLLRAGVGPLVELMTSLGPWDAGAIPAGARPMEYLQMLSEAERALVIHGNYLADDEINFLAEHSDRLAVIYCPRTHAFFQHQPYPLMKMLSSGVNVALGTDSRASNPDLSILAEFQFAAQYHPAVSPADVLRLITANAAKALGREEEIGTLSSGKFADLAVIALPQFSTQDPHELLLDETTKPIATFFRGSPCSHQTSP; via the coding sequence ATGCTTGTACTTCGCGCCCGCTATGTATTTCCAGTCGACGGCCCCCCGCTCCGCGACGGTCTCGTGGCGGTCGATCGCAATCGCATCGTTGCCATCGGCGACGAATCGTCGCTGGTCGCACGCGAATTTGGCGCTGCGGCTCAAGACTTGGGCAATGTTGCACTATTGCCGGGCCTCATCAATCCTCATACACACTTAGAGTTCAGCGATCTGCTCACCCCGTTGGGAACGCCGGGAATGGCGTTCGCCGATTGGATTCGACAGGTCGTTCAAGTTCGTCAACAGCGAACCGCGCCTTCCGATCCCATTGCCAAGGGCATCTTCGAATCGTCGGCCCTGGGCGTTACGGCGCTGGGCGAAATCGCCTCGACGCCGTGGCATCGTTCTACGAACTGGCCGCTGGAAATCACCCAGTTTTGCGAAGTGATTGGTTTTCGCAGCGGCGCAGACGACGCGCGGTTCGCCGCAGCGCTCCGTGCCACGGCCTCCAGCGGCGAGGGCGGGTTGGCCTGGACCGATTCCTTCCGCCCCGGCCTCAGCCCGCATGCGCCCTACACAGTGCGACCCGAATTGATTCAACAGCTTGTACGACGATCAGCCGAGCGGCGCATTCCGCTAGCATTGCACCTGGCCGAAACCCGCGAAGAATTGCAACTGCTTCGCGCAGGCGTCGGCCCGCTGGTCGAGCTGATGACCTCGCTTGGACCGTGGGATGCTGGGGCGATTCCGGCCGGCGCGCGGCCGATGGAATATTTGCAAATGCTGTCGGAAGCCGAGCGAGCGCTGGTGATTCATGGCAACTATCTGGCCGACGACGAAATCAATTTTCTGGCCGAACATTCCGATCGCCTCGCGGTGATTTATTGCCCACGAACACATGCCTTTTTTCAGCACCAGCCCTATCCACTGATGAAAATGCTTTCGTCCGGCGTGAATGTGGCGTTGGGAACGGATAGCCGTGCGTCGAACCCAGATTTGTCGATTCTGGCGGAGTTCCAGTTTGCCGCGCAATATCATCCGGCTGTCTCACCGGCCGACGTATTGCGATTGATAACCGCGAATGCGGCCAAGGCGCTTGGTCGCGAGGAGGAGATTGGAACGCTATCATCCGGGAAGTTTGCAGATTTAGCGGTGATTGCATTGCCGCAATTCTCGACGCAAGATCCGCATGAGTTGCTGCTCGACGAGACGACCAAACCGATCGCGACCTTTTTCCGCGGCAGTCCATGTAGTCATCAGACTTCGCCGTGA
- a CDS encoding tetratricopeptide repeat protein → MSATRTSSPSLRRRLAWTLASVALIALVSLVTVSLSQHQARPPVPLVIKAPREPTGAAVRNEAVKPAANENRKGPRGEVAVADLPPGPKPAGKFHSAWYGYTVALSGTEWSRWENLGEVVPEAEWGALLGSYARLLILPVWLNGVDPRPEAIDYALLARLGISYPNDRLIDFQIVNHDGATGHGFRLRREVAGAPNQYQLWLLRRGEFAYLVAAWLDEAAARTTASSALDLAGLLSRISFDDVMPIAPVANALSEPQRQSHSIIYNDLGMFAFNARDYGGAIQAFRRAFELRPSDPAILMNLVNSQIELNRHREALAELDRNLGRFPDQPDLWAARAYLLTETGQIDAALAAYASLFAAGYRSEGPFAQYVALLVKNNRLDEAMTTTAGFLKAQESFAIRKLQASLYRQRGNHQQSISILMALRQNRPLDAELEYELIECFIATERFQDALQTCDELLVNRYDTAHTYWLQARCQYTLRWYTEARSSLEAVLKREPAHRDAQDLLAVIAGVLGEGSNIAVNEPIDPVAWPEQLVATASPTDGDADLKSYGACYLERRVAILFEPAKQFKLTDRRTIRVFDANGVVRFSTIQVPFDPLGEQLYVNSLRVLDDRGKQIAVGKPSDYYVIDGTRSQPATHGKLLNIPVPGLQIGRTIELVLTRSDRSPSGEFPQTAHIFSSDVPVLSAALYVRADEREIKHFASDGVKLSPLQDGLAWSIERPPVFRAEPLAQPRLAFLPHVRIGSATASWEQLVTAYLAQIADRFTTDASIEELAQKLVADAQSDEARLAALTRYVQSHLTYKAIEFGSRARIPNPAAKVLKNSYGDCKDHSLLLVQLLKAVGIEAQLVLANLVEPVSAEFPSLEQFNHMMVYAPAINRFLDCTDKDSDLLSIGVPLDLGGSTVLVLDERQPRLIELPPYAADSSRIHVARSVRLENNADASVTETVTVEGYHAAFLRNLFKAAPAANRAAILQDELSPLGGTMQIQSLDIEHLADLDKPLVFKATYAVRNRFHVVGESLLGQVPALWEQMYLGVQPLPQRRTPFAVEFPLDFFSEVELLTPAGFQAELPAGTNRQHQSKYSSWKLQTAARPNGTHIDYELHLAAGRYPASEYAAYQREFEQSMAALTQNMVLKRSE, encoded by the coding sequence GTGTCGGCGACTCGAACTTCTTCTCCCTCATTGCGGCGTCGGCTTGCGTGGACGCTTGCCTCCGTGGCGCTGATCGCGCTGGTTTCGCTGGTGACGGTCAGCCTGAGTCAACATCAAGCACGCCCGCCTGTGCCGCTTGTCATCAAAGCGCCTAGGGAGCCGACGGGTGCGGCTGTCCGGAATGAGGCGGTCAAGCCCGCTGCCAACGAGAATCGGAAAGGCCCACGGGGCGAAGTTGCCGTCGCCGATTTACCTCCAGGACCAAAGCCAGCGGGCAAGTTTCATTCCGCTTGGTATGGTTACACCGTGGCGTTGAGCGGAACGGAATGGTCGCGATGGGAGAATCTTGGCGAAGTGGTTCCTGAAGCCGAATGGGGGGCATTGCTCGGCAGTTATGCGCGGCTGCTCATCCTTCCCGTTTGGCTGAATGGAGTTGATCCGCGACCCGAAGCAATCGACTACGCATTGCTTGCCCGACTGGGCATCAGTTACCCCAACGATAGACTTATCGACTTTCAAATCGTCAACCACGATGGCGCTACGGGGCACGGCTTTCGGCTGCGGCGCGAGGTCGCCGGCGCGCCGAACCAATATCAACTGTGGCTACTGCGCCGCGGCGAATTCGCATATCTCGTGGCGGCATGGCTGGACGAGGCCGCCGCCAGAACGACCGCGTCCAGTGCGCTCGATCTGGCCGGCCTGCTCTCGCGAATCTCGTTTGACGATGTCATGCCGATCGCGCCAGTCGCAAATGCGCTAAGCGAACCGCAGCGTCAATCGCACAGCATTATCTACAACGATCTGGGAATGTTCGCATTTAACGCGCGCGACTATGGAGGGGCCATTCAAGCATTTCGCCGCGCGTTTGAATTGCGTCCTAGCGACCCGGCAATACTGATGAATCTCGTCAATTCGCAAATCGAATTGAATCGGCATCGGGAAGCGCTGGCGGAACTGGATCGCAACCTTGGACGTTTCCCCGATCAGCCCGATCTATGGGCTGCCCGAGCCTATTTGCTGACGGAGACAGGCCAAATCGACGCAGCACTGGCGGCCTATGCATCGCTGTTTGCGGCAGGATATCGCAGTGAAGGGCCGTTTGCTCAATATGTTGCGCTGCTGGTCAAGAACAACCGCTTGGATGAAGCGATGACAACGACGGCAGGATTTCTAAAGGCTCAAGAATCCTTCGCGATTCGCAAGCTGCAAGCTTCGCTCTACCGGCAGCGTGGCAACCACCAACAATCGATTAGCATTCTGATGGCCCTGCGGCAAAACCGGCCGCTCGATGCCGAGTTGGAATATGAATTGATCGAATGCTTCATCGCGACCGAACGCTTCCAAGATGCTTTGCAGACGTGCGATGAACTGCTCGTGAACCGATACGATACCGCACACACCTACTGGTTGCAGGCGCGCTGTCAATATACGCTGCGCTGGTATACCGAAGCGCGCTCCTCGCTCGAAGCGGTGCTGAAACGCGAACCTGCCCATCGCGACGCCCAAGACCTCCTGGCCGTAATCGCAGGCGTGTTGGGAGAAGGAAGCAACATCGCCGTCAATGAACCGATTGATCCCGTCGCTTGGCCGGAGCAACTCGTCGCGACCGCCTCGCCGACCGATGGCGATGCCGACCTCAAATCTTACGGCGCGTGTTATCTCGAGCGTCGCGTCGCCATTCTGTTCGAGCCCGCCAAACAATTCAAGCTTACTGACCGCCGCACCATCCGCGTTTTCGACGCCAACGGCGTCGTGCGATTCAGTACCATTCAAGTGCCGTTCGATCCGCTCGGAGAGCAACTATACGTGAACAGCTTGCGCGTCCTCGACGATAGGGGAAAACAAATTGCCGTCGGCAAACCAAGCGACTATTACGTCATTGATGGCACGCGCAGCCAGCCTGCCACGCATGGCAAACTGCTGAATATTCCCGTGCCGGGTTTGCAAATCGGCCGCACAATCGAACTGGTGCTCACTCGCAGCGACCGATCTCCGTCCGGCGAATTTCCCCAAACTGCGCACATTTTTTCATCGGATGTCCCGGTGCTGTCAGCGGCACTGTACGTGCGCGCCGATGAAAGAGAAATAAAGCACTTTGCCTCGGACGGCGTGAAGCTGTCGCCGCTGCAAGATGGTCTTGCCTGGTCGATCGAGCGACCGCCGGTCTTTCGCGCAGAGCCGCTGGCGCAGCCGCGGCTGGCGTTTCTACCACACGTACGGATTGGTTCAGCGACCGCTAGCTGGGAGCAGCTCGTCACAGCGTATCTCGCTCAAATTGCGGATCGCTTCACGACCGATGCATCGATTGAGGAACTGGCCCAAAAATTGGTCGCCGATGCCCAAAGCGATGAGGCGAGGTTGGCCGCGTTGACGCGGTATGTTCAAAGCCATCTGACCTATAAAGCGATCGAATTCGGCAGTCGGGCTCGCATTCCCAATCCGGCCGCTAAGGTGCTCAAAAATAGCTACGGCGATTGCAAGGATCACTCGCTGCTGTTGGTGCAACTGCTGAAGGCGGTGGGCATCGAAGCGCAACTTGTGCTGGCGAATTTGGTTGAGCCCGTGAGTGCGGAATTTCCGTCGTTGGAACAGTTCAATCACATGATGGTTTACGCGCCAGCAATAAATCGATTCCTCGACTGCACCGACAAAGACAGCGATTTGCTTTCCATCGGCGTGCCGCTCGATCTCGGCGGCTCAACAGTTTTGGTGCTCGACGAAAGGCAACCGCGGCTGATCGAATTGCCGCCGTACGCGGCCGATAGCAGCCGCATTCACGTCGCTCGCAGCGTGCGACTAGAAAACAATGCCGACGCCTCGGTGACGGAAACGGTCACTGTCGAGGGTTATCATGCGGCCTTCCTGCGAAATTTGTTCAAAGCGGCCCCCGCCGCCAATCGCGCCGCGATTTTGCAAGATGAACTTTCTCCACTGGGTGGCACGATGCAGATTCAATCGCTCGATATCGAGCATCTGGCGGACCTCGACAAGCCGCTGGTGTTCAAAGCGACCTATGCGGTCCGAAACCGCTTTCACGTCGTCGGTGAAAGCCTGCTGGGACAAGTGCCCGCATTGTGGGAGCAGATGTACCTTGGAGTGCAACCCTTGCCACAACGTCGCACTCCATTTGCCGTGGAGTTTCCACTCGACTTTTTCAGTGAGGTAGAGCTTCTCACACCTGCCGGTTTCCAAGCTGAATTGCCCGCCGGCACAAATCGCCAACACCAATCGAAATATTCCTCCTGGAAGCTGCAAACCGCCGCTAGGCCGAACGGTACGCACATTGACTACGAACTGCATCTAGCGGCCGGCCGCTATCCCGCGTCGGAGTATGCCGCCTATCAGCGTGAATTCGAACAATCGATGGCGGCACTCACACAAAACATGGTGCTGAAACGGTCGGAATGA
- a CDS encoding ABC transporter ATP-binding protein, with protein sequence MSVAIAAPAEILLHLDNVGKTYQMGEVAVEVLKHINLPIYHGELLVMVGPSGSGKTTMLNIIGGLDTPTAGQVWYEDRDISRSTPRELTQYRRDTIGFVFQFYNLIPNLTARENVMVSAEISAAPMDVDQVLDLVGLAERKDHFPAQLSGGEQQRVAIARALAKNPDLLLCDEPTGALDFETGKLVLRLLVDLKNQLGKTIMVITHNAALAEAADRVVRLRSGEIVEVHSNPVPKPPEEIVW encoded by the coding sequence ATGTCCGTTGCAATCGCCGCTCCCGCTGAAATTCTGCTGCACCTCGACAATGTCGGCAAGACCTATCAAATGGGCGAGGTCGCCGTCGAGGTGCTCAAGCACATTAACCTGCCAATCTACCACGGCGAACTGCTGGTGATGGTTGGACCCAGCGGATCGGGCAAGACGACCATGCTGAATATCATCGGCGGCCTCGATACGCCAACGGCGGGACAGGTTTGGTACGAGGATCGAGACATTTCCAGATCGACGCCGCGGGAATTGACGCAATATCGCCGCGATACCATTGGCTTCGTGTTTCAGTTTTACAATCTGATTCCGAACCTGACGGCGCGCGAAAATGTCATGGTCAGTGCCGAGATCAGCGCCGCGCCGATGGATGTCGATCAGGTGCTCGATCTGGTCGGACTGGCGGAACGGAAAGACCACTTTCCCGCACAGCTTTCCGGCGGCGAGCAGCAGCGCGTGGCGATTGCCAGGGCCTTGGCCAAGAATCCTGACTTGCTGCTGTGCGACGAACCGACCGGGGCGCTCGACTTTGAAACCGGCAAACTCGTGCTGCGGCTGCTCGTCGACTTGAAGAACCAGCTTGGCAAGACGATCATGGTCATCACCCATAATGCCGCGCTGGCCGAAGCAGCCGATCGGGTTGTCCGGCTGAGAAGCGGAGAAATTGTCGAAGTTCACTCCAATCCAGTGCCCAAGCCACCGGAAGAAATCGTCTGGTAA
- the hisG gene encoding ATP phosphoribosyltransferase, producing the protein MTESLRIGVPSKGRLAEIAESLLKQAGLSFRRSERTLFARCKEIPVEVTFLRADDIPVLCAEGAIDMGITGADLVAETGADVTTRIALGTGHVRLAVCVPESSHVKGAKDLRGSRIATSFPNVTQEYLRRHGTAAHLVTLTGSVEIMIALGVADAIVDLVETGSTLAANQLRILDEIGRYETILVQNQDCRHADVADRVVRRLEGAVIARSYSLLEYNVPRANLGEAEKITPGFNSPTISSLEDPNWCAVRVMVKRSEVIGIMERLETIGASAILETQITNCRL; encoded by the coding sequence ATGACTGAAAGCCTCCGCATCGGCGTCCCCAGCAAGGGGCGCTTGGCCGAAATCGCCGAAAGCCTGCTCAAACAAGCCGGCCTGAGCTTCCGCCGTTCTGAACGGACGTTGTTCGCGCGCTGCAAGGAAATTCCCGTCGAGGTGACGTTCCTCCGCGCCGATGATATTCCGGTGCTGTGTGCCGAGGGGGCGATCGACATGGGCATCACCGGCGCCGATCTGGTGGCCGAAACAGGCGCCGACGTGACGACGCGAATTGCGTTGGGTACAGGCCATGTGCGGCTGGCGGTGTGCGTGCCTGAAAGCAGCCACGTCAAGGGTGCGAAGGATTTGCGCGGCTCGCGCATCGCCACTAGCTTTCCGAATGTCACCCAAGAATACCTTCGTCGCCACGGCACCGCGGCCCACTTGGTCACTCTCACCGGCAGCGTTGAAATCATGATTGCGCTCGGCGTCGCCGACGCGATCGTCGATTTGGTCGAAACCGGCAGCACCTTGGCGGCGAATCAATTGCGAATCCTCGACGAAATCGGCCGCTACGAAACAATTTTGGTGCAGAACCAAGACTGCCGCCACGCCGACGTCGCCGACCGGGTCGTCCGCCGACTCGAAGGGGCTGTCATCGCCCGCAGTTATTCGCTGCTGGAGTACAACGTGCCGCGAGCAAACCTCGGCGAAGCCGAAAAGATCACGCCGGGTTTCAATTCGCCAACCATCAGTTCTCTCGAAGATCCCAATTGGTGTGCGGTTCGAGTGATGGTGAAGCGCAGCGAAGTGATTGGAATCATGGAACGTCTCGAAACCATCGGCGCTTCGGCAATTCTGGAAACGCAAATCACCAACTGCCGCCTCTGA
- a CDS encoding ATP-binding cassette domain-containing protein has protein sequence MIHARHLTKCYDDLRRGKLVALNDVSFYTAAGEIFGLLGPNGAGKTTALRILSTVLRPTSGTVSVNGYDVLTQPAMVRRQIGFISANTAVYDRMTAWELVEYFGRLHGMERGALKMRMESIFERLQMNDIRDLLGSKMSTGMKQKVSIARALVHDPPILVFDEATSGLDVLVSRALLQTISELREQGKCIVFSTHIMREAEKLCDRIAIIHRGSILADGTLEQLRNQHEQHDLEELFFQLISRHDEATKSKVA, from the coding sequence GTGATTCACGCCCGCCATTTGACGAAGTGCTACGACGACTTGCGCCGGGGCAAGCTGGTGGCGCTCAACGACGTCAGTTTCTATACCGCCGCAGGTGAAATCTTCGGATTACTAGGCCCCAACGGCGCCGGAAAGACCACCGCCCTGCGAATTCTGAGCACGGTACTCCGGCCAACGTCCGGCACCGTATCGGTGAACGGCTACGATGTGCTTACCCAGCCTGCGATGGTCCGGCGTCAAATTGGCTTCATTTCGGCCAACACGGCAGTCTATGATCGCATGACGGCCTGGGAACTGGTCGAATACTTTGGGCGTTTGCATGGCATGGAACGGGGCGCGCTCAAGATGCGGATGGAATCAATTTTCGAGCGATTGCAAATGAACGACATTCGCGATTTGCTCGGCTCGAAAATGTCAACCGGCATGAAGCAAAAGGTTTCGATCGCGCGGGCGCTCGTTCATGACCCGCCGATTTTAGTGTTCGACGAGGCCACTTCAGGGCTCGATGTGCTGGTGTCGCGAGCACTGCTGCAAACCATCTCCGAACTACGCGAACAAGGCAAGTGCATCGTATTCTCAACCCATATTATGCGGGAAGCGGAAAAGCTTTGTGACCGAATCGCGATCATCCACCGAGGCTCGATCCTGGCCGATGGAACTTTGGAGCAGCTACGAAATCAACACGAACAGCACGATTTGGAAGAACTATTTTTTCAACTCATTTCGCGGCACGACGAAGCGACAAAGTCCAAGGTAGCATAA